GTCGGCGCTTGACAGCGGAACTTCCCGAAGATTGGAAAGAGCGATGGCCACAGATATGATCCCGCCCGCCGCCGTTCCCGATTTCCTGATGCGCGCGGGATGGGGGAATGCGGCGATCGTTCCTTTGGCGGGCGACGCGTCGTTCCGGCGCTATTTCCGGGTGGTCGATGGGTCGCGCAGGGCGGTGCTGATGGACGCGCCGCCGCCGCATGAAGACCCGCGCCCGTTCATCGCCATAGCGGAGCATCTGCTGGGACAGGGCTTTGCGGCTCCGGCCATCTATGCCCGCGACCTGGAGGAAGGACTGGTCCTGCTGGAGGATTTCGGCGACCGGCGGGTCAAGGAATTTGTGGAGGACCATCCCGATCAGGAAGGGGAGGTCTATTCGCGCGCCATCCAGTTGCTGGCGGATTTGCATGGGCGTCGGGCGGCGGAGCTTCCGCCCTATGATCGCGCCGTTTATCAGCGCGAGGCAGGTCTGCTGACGGAATGGTATTGTCCGGCGGCGGGGATTGATGTGGACGCGGAAGCCTATATCCGGGCGTGGGATGTGGTTCTGCCGTTGGTCGAACAGTCGGCCAGTCCGGCCGTGACGGTGCTGCGCGATTATCATGCGGAAAATATCATGCTGATCGACCGCCCGGCGATGCATGGGCTGGGCCTCCTCGATTTTCAGGACGCGCTGGCGGGGCATCCGGCCTATGATCTGGTGTCGCTGTTGCAGGATGCGCGGCGCGACGTGTCGCCGGAGATGGAGGCGGCGATGCTGGCGCTTTACCGGGAGATGGCTTCTCCGCCCGCCGATTTCGATGCCGCCTATGCGGTGCTGGGGGCACAGCGCAACGCGAAGATCATCGGCATCTTCACGCGCCTGTGGAAGCGGGACGGGAAGCCGCGCTACCTGTCGTTCCTGCCGCGCATGTGGGGATTGCTGGAGCGGGATCTGGCGCATCCGGCGCTGGCGCCCGTCGCCGAGTGGTTCGCGGCGAATATTCCGGGGGAGAAGCGGCACGACGCGCTGGCGGAGTTCGCGCCCGCATGATCGATACCGCGATGCTGATGGCGGCGGGACTGGGCAAGCGGATGCGGCCCCTGACCGCGACCCGGCCCAAGCCATTGGTGAAGGTGGCGGGGCAGCCGTTGATGGATCATGCCTTGGATCGGCTGGAGGCGGGCGGCATCCGCAAGGTCGTGGTGAACGTCCATTATCTCGCCGATACGGTCGAGGCGCATCTGCGCGCGCGGCGGAGCGAGGCGGAGTTCCTGATTTCCGATGAGCGCGCCCTGCTGCTGGAAACGGGCGGGGGGTTGATGAAGGCGAGGTCCCTGCTGGGGGACAAGCCGTTCATCTGCGCCAATAGCGACAATCTGTGGATCGACGGGCCGCAGGAGACGCTGGGGGCGATGCAGGCGATCTGGGACCCCGCGCGGATGGATGCGCTGCTGCTGCTGGTGCCGCTGGCGCGGGCGCACTGCCATGGCGGACCGGGGGATTTTCACATGGATGCGATGGGGCAGCTGACGCGGCGCAAGCCCGCCCATGTCGCGCCCTTCGTGTTTACGGGGGTTCAGATCATGTCGCCCGCGCTGCTGGCCGATCCGCCTTCGGACGTGTTTTCGACCAACGTCTTCTGGAACCGGGCCATGGAGGCGGGACGGCTCTATGGCGTCTCGCATCAGGGATTGTGGTTCGACGTGGGCACACCGCGCGCGATACCCGTGGTGGAATCCATGCTGAGCCATGGGTGAGCGCAGCCGTCCCGCCCTGTTCAACATACCCGCGCACCGTTCCTTTGCCGATGCGCTGGTCACGGGCATATTGGCGCAGCATGGCGACGATCCGCTGACGCTGGCGCAGGGCATGGTCCTGCTGCCGAGCAACAGGGCGATCCGGGCGATCAGCGATGCCTTCGTGCGGAAATCGGGCGGCGGGTTGCTGCTGCCCCGGCTGGTGGCGCTGGGCGATGCGGAACTGGGCGAGCAGGTTGGCGGGGCGCTCGATCCGATGGGGGAACAGAATGCCATTCCGCCCGCCATAGGGGCGATGCAGCGGCAGATGATCCTGGCGCGGCTGGTTCAGCAGGCGTCGCCCCGGCCGGTGGATGCGGGACAGGCGCTTCAGCTGGGGCAGGCTTTGGGAGCGGTCCTGGACCAGATGCAGGTGGAGCGGCTGCCCGTCACGGCGCTGCGCGACATCCAGCTTTCCGATGCGCTGTCGGCGCATTGGCAGAGATCGCTCGACCTTTTCTCGATCCTTCTGGACCGCTGGCCGCGGGAGTTGGAGCGGCTGGGCTGTATCGACCTTGCCGAGCGGAGGAACCGGCTGTTCGACCGCGTTGCGGCGCGGTGGAAGGAAAGCCCGCCGGGACATTTCGTCGTCGTGGCGGGGGTGTCCACGGCGGCCCCGGCCATTGCGGGGCTGTTGCGGCGCATTGCGATCATGCCGGGCGGGTCGGTGGTGTTCGCGGGCCTGGATCAGCATATGGACGCGGACGCGTGGGAGGCGATCGGGCCTTTCGATCCCGATCCGGTGAGCGGGCGCGCCCCCGCCGGGCATGAAACACATCCCCAATATGGGCTGAAGCGGCTGCTCGACCGGATGAGCGCGACACGCGACGATGTGGCGCAATGGCGGTGGGGAAGCGAGCATGATGCGCGGGCGGTGCGGGGGCGCAATATCTCCAACGCGATGCTGCCGCCGCGCCTGACGACACGCTGGCGGGATTTGAAGACGGCGGATCGCTCGCTGGCGGGCGTGGAGGCGTTGGAGGTCGCCACCCCCGGCGAGGAAGCGCAGGCCATCGCCATCGCCTTGCGCGAGGCGTTGGAGACCAAGGGTAGGACAGCGGCGCTGGTGACGCCCGACCGGCAACTGGCGACCCGCGTGTCGGCGCATCTGAGACGCTGGAATATCGAGGCGGACGATTCCGCCGGCCAGCCGCTTTCCCGCCTGCCGCCCGGCACATTGCTGATCGCGATGGCGCAGGCGGTGGCGGAACGCTTTGCGCCGGTGGCATTGCTGGCCCTGCTCAAGCATCCGCTGGTGATGCGGGGCGAGGATCGCTTGCCATGGCTGGAGCAGGTGCGCGGGCTGGACCTGTTGTTGCGCGGTCCCCGGCCGCAGGCGGGGTTGCAGGGAGTGGACCTTCTGCTGGCTCCACCGGAGGGAGAGGATCGGCAGAGGGACTTGCGGGCGCGCATCGGGGCGTGGTGGCCACAGGCGCGGGCGCTGCTGGTGCCGCTGGAGGCAGCCTTTGCCGGGGCGCCCGATCTGGCCGCGCAACTGGCGGCCGTGCGGGAGCAGGCGGGATTGCTGTCGCGCGAGGCGGTCTGGGCGGGGCATCAGGGACGCGCCGCCGCCGATCTGTTCGCGGAGATGGAGGAATTTGCGGGCGATGGACCACGCGAGACCGATGTTCGTTCACTGCCCCTATTGCTGGATCATATGCTGGGTGGGGTCGCCGTGCGTCCGCCGCAAGGGGGGCACCCCCGCATCGCCATATTGGGGCTGATCGAAGCGCGGCTGATGCAGGCGGACTTCATGGTTCTGGGCGGCCTCAACGAGGGGGTGTGGCCGGGGATGCCCGCGCCCGATCCTTGGCTCGCGCCCAGCATCCGCAAGGAATTGGGGCTGCCGGGGCTGGAGACGCGCATCGGGCTGGCGGCGCATGATCTGGCGAGCGGGCTGGGCGCTCCGCAGGTTCTCATCACGCGGGCCCGGCGGGGGGCCGGAGGCCCGGCGGTGGCTTCGCGGTTCTGGCTACGGTTGAAGGCGATGGCCGGGCCGCAATGGAAATCGGCGGAGCGCTATGCCGATCTGGCCCGGAATATCGACCGGCCCACGCTCTTCGCGCCCGCCGAACGGCCAAGACCCGCTCCGGCGGTGTCCGCCCGGCCCAAGCTGGTGCCCGTCACCGATGTCGACCGGCTGAAGGCCGATCCCTATGCCTTCTATGCGCGGCGTATCCTTCGGCTGTCCCGGCTCGATCCGGTGGATGCCGATGCGGGGCCCGCCTGGCGCGGAACGGCGGTGCATGAAATCCTGCAACGCTGGGCGGAAGCAGGGACGCTCGATCCCACCGATCTGGAAAGCCGGGCGAGGACGATGTTCGAGCAGCCGGAGGTGCATCCGCTGCTGCGCGCCCTGTGGCAGCCGCGCCTGATGGAAGCCGTTCGCTGGATCGCGGCACAGGTGGTCAGGGACCGGGCGGACGGGCGCTCCATATTGGCGGTCGAGAGCGACGGCAGGACGGAAATCTCCGGCATCGTCCTGACCGGGAAAGCCGACCGCATCGACCGGATGCCGGATGGAACGCTGGCCATCGTCGACTACAAGACGGGCAAGCCGCCGAGCGCGAAACAGGTGAAGGCGGGCTTTGCGCTGCAACTGGGGCTGCTGGGGCTGATCGCCGAGCATGGCGGCTTTCCGGGCATCGAAGGACGGCAGATGGCGGGAAGCTTCGAATATTGGTCGCTGGCCAAGAAGGGTGATGCTTTCGGCTATCGGGAAAGCCCGGTCGATCCGCTGGGCAAGCGGGACAAGATCGTGACGGCCGATTTCACCAGCCATGTCTACGACCTGTTCGAGCAGACGGCGGCGGACTATCTGAACGGGACCAAGCCTTTCGAGGCGCAGGTCAATCCCGAAGTCGCCAATTACGGCGATTATGACCAGCTCATGCGGCTGGAGGAATGGTATGGCCGCGACGATGGCTAGGAAGGCCGATCCGCTTCAACCGCTCGCCGGGGAGCAGGCGCTGGCGGCGGCGCCGGATGCGCATGTGTGGCTGTCGGCGTCGGCGGGCACGGGCAAGACCCATGTGCTGACGGCGCGGGTTTTCCGCCTGCTGCTGCAAGGCGTGCGGCCGGAGAATATCCTCTGCCTCACCTTCACCAAGGCCGGTGCCGCCGAAATGGCGGATCGCATTCATGATAGGCTCGCGGCCTGGGTGCAGATGGAGGAAAGCGCCCTTTTCAACGATCTGGAGGCGCTGGGCGAGGAGCCTGGTCCCGAGATGCGGGATCGTGCGCGCCGCCTGTTCGCGGAGGTACTGGAATCGACCGGCGGCGGGCTGCGGATTCAGACGATCCATGGTTTTTGCCAGCAATTGCTGACGTCCTTCCCCCTGGAGGCGGGGCTGGCGCCCGGTTTCCGGCCTCTGGACCAGCGGGAGCAGTCGGCGCTGGCACGACAGGTTCTGGCCGATCTGGCCGTGGAGGCGGACGAGAAGGCGGATGGGATGCTGACCTCCGCCTTGCAGGCGCTCAGCCTGCGTTTGGGGGAAGCCGGAGCCGAGCAGTTCCTGCTGCGGAGCGCGGCGCGGCTGGATGATCTCAATGCGCTGGCGGAGGATATCGGTCCGTGGTTGCGGGGTGAACTGGGGCTGCCGGAGGGCGACGTCGATGACTGGCTGGCGCGGCAATGCGACGATGCGGTTTTCGACATGCGGGCGCTGGGGGCCATTGCCCAGGCCAATGCGGATTGGGCGACGGGGCGCGCTTTGGAGCGTTGCGACCGGATTGCGCGATGGCGGGCGCTGGCGCCGGCGGAGCGGGCGGCGGCGTTGCGCGATCTTCATGGCGCATGGGCGAAGGCGGATGGTGACATTATTTCCGCGAAGGGCTGGGTGCCGCCGGTCGACGGCTATCTGGAGACGGCGGCGCGCTTGCATGGGCGGTGCGCGGAACTGATCGGCGTCAAGGTGCTGGCGGACTATGCCGAATTGCTTGCAAAGGCCTTGCACGCCGGACGGGCCTATGCCCGCGCTTATGCCAGGGCGAAGGAGATTGCGGCGGCGGTGGATTTCGACGACCTGATCGCCCGTACCGCTGCGCTGCTGCAACAAGACGGGATCGCGGACTGGATACGGTACAAGCTGGACCAGCGCGTCGATCATATCCTGGTCGATGAAGCGCAGGACACCAATGTCATCCAGTGGCAGATCATCGGCGCGCTGGCGGCGGAGTTCTTCGCGGGCGAGGGTGCCAAGGGCGACCGGGTCCGCACCATCTTCACGGTCGGGGATTTCAAGCAGGCGATCTTCGGCTTTCAGGGGACCAGCCCCTTTGCCTTCGCTGCCGCGCGAAAGGCTTTCCAAGGACATGCGGAGGATGTGGCGCACCCCTTCCACAACCTGTCGCTCGACCGCAGTTTCCGGTCCACGCCCGCGATATTGGACGTGGTGGACCGCACCATCGCCACTTTGCAGGCTGAACGGCTGGGACTGGAGGACGAGGATGTGCGTCATGTCAGCGCCCATCGCTTTCCGGGCGAGGTGCTGTTGTGGAAGCCCATCGTCGCGGGCCTGAGCGACGATGCCGAAGGGGAGGAGGACTGGGCCGCCGATCAGGAGCGGGTGCTCGCGGCCCGGATCGCGCGGCAGATCCGGCAATGGCTGGACGACGGACTGATGCTGGAAAGCAAGGGGCGGCCCCTGCGTCCGGGCGACATCATGATCCTGGTCCGCCGCCGTAGCGAACTGGCGCGGCTGATCGTGGCCCGGCTCTATGAGGAGAAGGTGGCGGTCGCGGGAATCGACCGGCTGCGGTTGAACTCCCCACTGGCCGTGCGCGATCTGCTGGCGGCGCTGCGCTTTGCGGTGCAGCCGGAGGATGAACTGAATCTGGCGTCGCTGCTCGTTTCTCCCCTGATCGGCTGGAGTCAGGATGAATTGATGGCTCGGCTGATCGGACGGGATCGGAGGGTGGGATTGTGGCGTCATCTGACCGCGACGCTCGACGACGACCTGATCCGGCCCTTACGCGATTTGCTGGCAGGCGCGGATTTCACGACGCCTTATCGCTATCTGGAAGCGATCCTTTCCGGGCCGATGGATGGGCGGCGGCGGCTGATCGAGCGATTGGGCGCGGAAGCCGCCGATCCGATAGAGGAATTGCTGAACGCGGCACTGGCGTTCGAGATGGACGATTATCCATCGCTGCAACGCTTCATCGACTGGTTCGATCGGGGCGAGGTGGAGATCGTTCGCGACGCCGCCGCTCAGGGCGATGCCCTGCGCCTGCTCACGGTCCACGGGGCGAAGGGTTTGCAGGCGCCTGTCGTCATCCTGGCCGATGCCTGCCTCGATCCGGATGCCGGGAACAGGGCGGACACGCTGCAATGGAATGGCCTGCCGATCCTGCCGCCTCGCAAGGAGGAACGGAAGGGGCCGATCGGGCAGGTGGCCGAGGACGCCGTCTCCGCTGATCGGGAGGAGCATTGGCGGCTGCTTTATGTGGCTTTGACCCGTGCGGAGGAGCGGCTGGTGGTGGCCGGGTCGCTCGGGCCGCGCGCGAAGGGAGAGGTGAAGGCCGAAAGCTGGTTTGGCGCGGTAGAGAATGCGCTGATCTCGCTGGAGGCGGAGTGGGAGGCCGATCCGCTATGGGGCGCAACGCGGCGTTGGCGCGGCAGGGAAACGCTGCCGCCCAGACCCTTGCAGGCGGTCGATGAGGAGAAGAAAGCGATTGCCGACGAGCCGCCGGACTGGCTGCATCGGCCCGCGCCGGTCGAGGCGCGTCCGCCGCGCCCGCTCGCGCCTTCCGCGTCGGTGGAGGATGACATGCCCTATCCGCCGCCCAGTCCGGCCATGCGGGCGGCCGCGGAAAGAGGGCGATGGCTCCATGCCCTGTTCCAGCGGCTTCCCGATATCGCGCCCGAAAAACGCCGCGAAAGCGCGGAGCGTTGGCTGGAACAGCAGGGCGCGTCGGATGCCTTGCTGCGGCGGGAGATTGTCGACCATGCCTTGCAGGTGATCGAGGAACCGGGTTTTGCCGCGCTGTTCGGGCCGGGGTCGCTGGCTGAAGCGCCCATTGCCGCCGTGGTCGGGGAAGCGGTCATCGCGGGCACGGTGGATCGGCTCTGCATCGGCGAGGATATGGTCCAGTTGGTCGATTTCAAGACGGGGCGGATCGCGCCTCTCTCCCTGGAAGAGGTGCCGGCGGCCCATGTCAGGCAGATGGCGGCCTATGTCGCCGCGTTGCGGGTGATCTTTCCGATGCGGCGGATCGAAGCGGGGTTGCTCTATACCAGCGCGCCGCGCCTCCTGTCCCTGCCATCGGATTTGCTGGAGGCCAACAAGCCGGGCTTTGCGGGGGCACAGGACAATTTGTGAGGCCCCCCGTTGAGCCGGGGCCTTCCCCGCCCTAGATTGCAAGTCAATTCGAGGAGAATCCCAAAATGGCCACCAAGGCGGTAACCGACAGCAGTTTCCAGAATGACGTCCTGTCTTCCGACAAGCCCGTGCTCGTCGATTTCTGGGCCGAATGGTGCGGGCCATGCAAGATGATCGGCCCGGCCCTGGAAGAGATTTCGGACGAATTGGCGGACAAGGTGACGATCGCCAAGATCAACATCGACGAAAATCCCGATGCCCCGGGCCGCTATGGCGTGCGCGGCATCCCGACCATGATCCTGTTCAAGAATGGCGAGGCCGCCGCGACGAAGGTGGGCGCCGCGCCCAAGAGCGCGCTCAAGGGCTGGATCGAAAGCGTCCTTTGAATTTCCGGGCGGCCGGCCCTGCGCCGGTCGCCTCTTGCTCCGTCAGCGGAAAAGGGTTTCCGCCGCCACGTCCCAGAGACGCGGCGACGATGCGCCCAGAAGCCCGGGCCTCTGGTCTCCCACCTGATAGGATGACCCGTCGAGCCTTCGACAAAGCCCCCCCGCTTCGTTGAGGAAGAGCGTCCCCGCGGCATGATCCCATGGCAGGGTGCGGGAAAAGACGGATATGTCATTCTGTCCCAGGACGAGCCGGGGATATTGTTCGGCGGCGCAGCGGGGAATGTCGACGAGGGTGAACTTGTCGGTGGAGCGGCTTTGTATGTCCGCTCTTTCCTCCGGCGTCATGAAATAGACGGCCAGCGCGGCGACGGGCAGATCGGCCCCGCTCTCCCGCGCCTGGACGGGTTCGCCGTCGATCCGGCTTCCGCCGCCCAGCGCGGCGTGGCAGAGCCGCGAGGTCAGGGGATCGAATATCCATCCGGCCAATGTCGTTCCCGCATCCGCCAGCGCGATCATGATGCCGAACGGGGGCTTGCCCGCCGCGAAATTGCCGGTTCCGTCAATGGGATCGATGATCCAGTTCAACCCGTTGCCAGCGCGCTCCAATATGGCGGGGTCCGCCGCGCAGGCTTCTTCGCCGATGATCGAAGCTTCCGGGAGGATCGCGGCCAGCCCTGCCGCCAGCCGCAGTTCG
This genomic window from Sphingobium cloacae contains:
- a CDS encoding aminoglycoside phosphotransferase family protein, with the translated sequence MIPPAAVPDFLMRAGWGNAAIVPLAGDASFRRYFRVVDGSRRAVLMDAPPPHEDPRPFIAIAEHLLGQGFAAPAIYARDLEEGLVLLEDFGDRRVKEFVEDHPDQEGEVYSRAIQLLADLHGRRAAELPPYDRAVYQREAGLLTEWYCPAAGIDVDAEAYIRAWDVVLPLVEQSASPAVTVLRDYHAENIMLIDRPAMHGLGLLDFQDALAGHPAYDLVSLLQDARRDVSPEMEAAMLALYREMASPPADFDAAYAVLGAQRNAKIIGIFTRLWKRDGKPRYLSFLPRMWGLLERDLAHPALAPVAEWFAANIPGEKRHDALAEFAPA
- a CDS encoding nucleotidyltransferase family protein; the encoded protein is MIDTAMLMAAGLGKRMRPLTATRPKPLVKVAGQPLMDHALDRLEAGGIRKVVVNVHYLADTVEAHLRARRSEAEFLISDERALLLETGGGLMKARSLLGDKPFICANSDNLWIDGPQETLGAMQAIWDPARMDALLLLVPLARAHCHGGPGDFHMDAMGQLTRRKPAHVAPFVFTGVQIMSPALLADPPSDVFSTNVFWNRAMEAGRLYGVSHQGLWFDVGTPRAIPVVESMLSHG
- the addB gene encoding double-strand break repair protein AddB, encoding MGERSRPALFNIPAHRSFADALVTGILAQHGDDPLTLAQGMVLLPSNRAIRAISDAFVRKSGGGLLLPRLVALGDAELGEQVGGALDPMGEQNAIPPAIGAMQRQMILARLVQQASPRPVDAGQALQLGQALGAVLDQMQVERLPVTALRDIQLSDALSAHWQRSLDLFSILLDRWPRELERLGCIDLAERRNRLFDRVAARWKESPPGHFVVVAGVSTAAPAIAGLLRRIAIMPGGSVVFAGLDQHMDADAWEAIGPFDPDPVSGRAPAGHETHPQYGLKRLLDRMSATRDDVAQWRWGSEHDARAVRGRNISNAMLPPRLTTRWRDLKTADRSLAGVEALEVATPGEEAQAIAIALREALETKGRTAALVTPDRQLATRVSAHLRRWNIEADDSAGQPLSRLPPGTLLIAMAQAVAERFAPVALLALLKHPLVMRGEDRLPWLEQVRGLDLLLRGPRPQAGLQGVDLLLAPPEGEDRQRDLRARIGAWWPQARALLVPLEAAFAGAPDLAAQLAAVREQAGLLSREAVWAGHQGRAAADLFAEMEEFAGDGPRETDVRSLPLLLDHMLGGVAVRPPQGGHPRIAILGLIEARLMQADFMVLGGLNEGVWPGMPAPDPWLAPSIRKELGLPGLETRIGLAAHDLASGLGAPQVLITRARRGAGGPAVASRFWLRLKAMAGPQWKSAERYADLARNIDRPTLFAPAERPRPAPAVSARPKLVPVTDVDRLKADPYAFYARRILRLSRLDPVDADAGPAWRGTAVHEILQRWAEAGTLDPTDLESRARTMFEQPEVHPLLRALWQPRLMEAVRWIAAQVVRDRADGRSILAVESDGRTEISGIVLTGKADRIDRMPDGTLAIVDYKTGKPPSAKQVKAGFALQLGLLGLIAEHGGFPGIEGRQMAGSFEYWSLAKKGDAFGYRESPVDPLGKRDKIVTADFTSHVYDLFEQTAADYLNGTKPFEAQVNPEVANYGDYDQLMRLEEWYGRDDG
- the addA gene encoding double-strand break repair helicase AddA, which encodes MAATMARKADPLQPLAGEQALAAAPDAHVWLSASAGTGKTHVLTARVFRLLLQGVRPENILCLTFTKAGAAEMADRIHDRLAAWVQMEESALFNDLEALGEEPGPEMRDRARRLFAEVLESTGGGLRIQTIHGFCQQLLTSFPLEAGLAPGFRPLDQREQSALARQVLADLAVEADEKADGMLTSALQALSLRLGEAGAEQFLLRSAARLDDLNALAEDIGPWLRGELGLPEGDVDDWLARQCDDAVFDMRALGAIAQANADWATGRALERCDRIARWRALAPAERAAALRDLHGAWAKADGDIISAKGWVPPVDGYLETAARLHGRCAELIGVKVLADYAELLAKALHAGRAYARAYARAKEIAAAVDFDDLIARTAALLQQDGIADWIRYKLDQRVDHILVDEAQDTNVIQWQIIGALAAEFFAGEGAKGDRVRTIFTVGDFKQAIFGFQGTSPFAFAAARKAFQGHAEDVAHPFHNLSLDRSFRSTPAILDVVDRTIATLQAERLGLEDEDVRHVSAHRFPGEVLLWKPIVAGLSDDAEGEEDWAADQERVLAARIARQIRQWLDDGLMLESKGRPLRPGDIMILVRRRSELARLIVARLYEEKVAVAGIDRLRLNSPLAVRDLLAALRFAVQPEDELNLASLLVSPLIGWSQDELMARLIGRDRRVGLWRHLTATLDDDLIRPLRDLLAGADFTTPYRYLEAILSGPMDGRRRLIERLGAEAADPIEELLNAALAFEMDDYPSLQRFIDWFDRGEVEIVRDAAAQGDALRLLTVHGAKGLQAPVVILADACLDPDAGNRADTLQWNGLPILPPRKEERKGPIGQVAEDAVSADREEHWRLLYVALTRAEERLVVAGSLGPRAKGEVKAESWFGAVENALISLEAEWEADPLWGATRRWRGRETLPPRPLQAVDEEKKAIADEPPDWLHRPAPVEARPPRPLAPSASVEDDMPYPPPSPAMRAAAERGRWLHALFQRLPDIAPEKRRESAERWLEQQGASDALLRREIVDHALQVIEEPGFAALFGPGSLAEAPIAAVVGEAVIAGTVDRLCIGEDMVQLVDFKTGRIAPLSLEEVPAAHVRQMAAYVAALRVIFPMRRIEAGLLYTSAPRLLSLPSDLLEANKPGFAGAQDNL
- the trxA gene encoding thioredoxin TrxA, yielding MATKAVTDSSFQNDVLSSDKPVLVDFWAEWCGPCKMIGPALEEISDELADKVTIAKINIDENPDAPGRYGVRGIPTMILFKNGEAAATKVGAAPKSALKGWIESVL
- a CDS encoding inositol monophosphatase family protein — protein: MRQVGRDIVMPRYRNLAAHEISEKAADDFVTIADKESELRLAAGLAAILPEASIIGEEACAADPAILERAGNGLNWIIDPIDGTGNFAAGKPPFGIMIALADAGTTLAGWIFDPLTSRLCHAALGGGSRIDGEPVQARESGADLPVAALAVYFMTPEERADIQSRSTDKFTLVDIPRCAAEQYPRLVLGQNDISVFSRTLPWDHAAGTLFLNEAGGLCRRLDGSSYQVGDQRPGLLGASSPRLWDVAAETLFR